In one window of Streptomyces roseofulvus DNA:
- a CDS encoding FBP domain-containing protein: MEPLTEKEIRSSFVNATKGDAARLKLPLDFAETPWEDLDFLGWVDPGAPLRAHLVVRREDGPVGVSLRVPATGRTSAVKTSLCQICLTGHASSGVTLLAAPLAGARGREGNTVGVYICADLACSLYLRGKRVPRLRGLRHEETLSVPDRVARAMGNLDAFLARVTEG, translated from the coding sequence GTGGAACCGTTGACTGAGAAAGAGATCCGTTCGTCGTTCGTGAACGCGACGAAGGGGGACGCCGCGCGGCTGAAGCTGCCGCTGGACTTCGCCGAGACGCCCTGGGAGGACCTGGACTTCTTGGGGTGGGTGGATCCGGGGGCGCCGCTGCGGGCCCATCTGGTGGTGCGCCGGGAGGACGGCCCCGTGGGGGTGTCCCTGCGGGTGCCGGCGACGGGCCGGACGAGCGCCGTGAAGACGAGCCTGTGCCAGATCTGCCTGACCGGGCACGCCTCTTCGGGCGTGACGCTGCTCGCTGCCCCGCTGGCCGGGGCGCGCGGCCGGGAGGGGAACACGGTCGGCGTCTACATCTGTGCCGACCTGGCGTGCTCCCTCTACCTGCGCGGCAAGCGCGTCCCCAGGCTGCGCGGACTGCGCCACGAGGAGACCCTGTCCGTGCCCGACCGGGTGGCGCGTGCCATGGGGAACCTGGACGCGTTCCTGGCGCGCGTCACCGAGGGCTGA
- a CDS encoding acyl-CoA dehydrogenase family protein has protein sequence MKSSPSSPTHPLALLAVDGLLSDEEKEIRATVRTVADRELRPHIAGWFEKGEIPARELARTLGELGVLGMHLDGYGCAGTSAVAYGLACMELEAVDSGLRSLVSVQGSLAMYAIWKHGSEEQKQRWLPKMAAGEYIGCFGLTEPDAGSDPGAMRTHAKRDGTDWILNGTKMWITNGSVADVAVVWARTEEGVRGFLVPAGTPGFSAPEITMKLSLRASVTAELVLEDVRLPADAMLPGARGLSGPLGCLNEARFGIVFGALGAARDCLESALSYAKDRTVFARSLASYQLTQQKLADMSVELGKGMLLALHLGRLKDAGEITPEQISVGKLNNVREAIAIARECRTVLGANGITLEYPVLRHANNLESVLTYEGTSEVHSLVIGKALTGEQAFR, from the coding sequence GTGAAGTCCTCGCCGTCCAGCCCCACCCACCCCCTCGCCCTGCTCGCCGTCGACGGCCTGCTCAGCGACGAGGAGAAGGAGATCCGCGCCACCGTCCGCACCGTCGCGGACCGCGAGCTGCGCCCGCACATCGCCGGCTGGTTCGAGAAGGGCGAGATCCCGGCCCGCGAACTCGCCCGGACGCTCGGCGAGCTGGGCGTGCTCGGCATGCACCTGGACGGGTACGGCTGCGCCGGGACCAGCGCGGTGGCGTACGGCCTCGCCTGCATGGAGCTGGAGGCGGTCGACTCGGGCCTGCGCTCGCTGGTCTCCGTGCAGGGCTCGCTCGCGATGTACGCGATCTGGAAGCACGGCTCCGAGGAGCAGAAGCAGCGGTGGCTGCCGAAGATGGCGGCCGGCGAGTACATCGGCTGCTTCGGGCTGACCGAGCCCGACGCCGGCTCCGACCCGGGCGCCATGCGGACCCACGCGAAGCGGGACGGCACGGACTGGATCCTCAACGGCACCAAGATGTGGATCACCAACGGCTCCGTCGCCGACGTCGCCGTGGTCTGGGCCCGCACCGAGGAGGGCGTCCGCGGCTTCCTCGTCCCGGCCGGCACCCCCGGTTTCAGCGCCCCCGAGATCACGATGAAGCTGTCGCTGCGGGCCAGCGTCACCGCCGAACTGGTGCTGGAGGACGTCCGGCTCCCCGCCGACGCGATGCTGCCCGGCGCCCGCGGTCTCTCCGGACCGCTCGGCTGCCTCAACGAGGCCCGGTTCGGCATCGTCTTCGGCGCCCTCGGCGCCGCCCGCGACTGTCTGGAGAGCGCGCTCTCCTACGCGAAGGACCGGACCGTCTTCGCCCGCTCCCTCGCCTCGTACCAGCTCACCCAGCAGAAGCTCGCGGACATGTCCGTCGAGCTCGGCAAGGGCATGCTGCTCGCCCTCCACCTCGGCCGGCTGAAGGACGCGGGCGAGATCACGCCCGAGCAGATCAGCGTGGGCAAGCTCAACAACGTACGCGAGGCCATCGCCATCGCCCGCGAGTGCCGGACCGTCCTCGGGGCCAACGGCATCACCCTGGAGTACCCGGTGCTGCGGCACGCCAACAACCTGGAGTCCGTCCTCACCTACGAGGGCACCAGCGAGGTCCACTCGCTCGTCATCGGCAAGGCGCTCACGGGCGAGCAGGCGTTCCGCTGA
- a CDS encoding CoA transferase, whose protein sequence is MHTDHPREPGPGALSGVVVADFGRVLAGPYMTMLLADLGADVIKIERPDGGDDTRAWGPPFADGQATYFLGVNRNKRSVALDLTDPDGLAAARAIVDRADVLVENFRPGTMERLGLGFEEVRRTNPELVYCSVTGFGTDGGAALPGYDLLVQAMGGLMSVTGEPGGQGTKAGVALVDVITGLHAGLGVLAALRHRERTGEGQHVEVSLLGSLLSALTNQAAAHLGAGVVPRAMGNRHPSITPYEVFEARDRPLVLAVGNDRQFRALCARIDRPGLAEDPRFATNTARVAHREALTAELAGPLAARTADAWFEELTAAGVPCGPINDLAGAFALADRLGLGARLPEEAAGPGQVAHPVRLGATPPSYRSAPPRLGEHTAEVVAGIPPVDNPAAGR, encoded by the coding sequence ATGCACACGGACCACCCCCGGGAGCCCGGCCCCGGCGCCCTCTCCGGCGTCGTCGTCGCCGACTTCGGCCGCGTCCTCGCGGGCCCGTACATGACCATGCTCCTTGCCGACCTCGGCGCGGACGTGATCAAGATCGAGCGGCCGGACGGGGGTGACGACACCCGCGCCTGGGGCCCGCCGTTCGCCGACGGGCAGGCCACGTACTTCCTCGGGGTCAACCGCAACAAGCGGTCCGTGGCGCTCGATCTCACCGATCCGGACGGCCTGGCCGCGGCGCGGGCGATCGTCGACCGGGCGGACGTCCTCGTGGAGAACTTCCGCCCGGGCACGATGGAGCGGCTGGGCCTCGGCTTCGAGGAGGTCCGCCGCACCAACCCGGAGCTCGTGTACTGCTCGGTGACCGGATTCGGCACCGACGGGGGTGCGGCGCTGCCGGGGTACGACCTCCTCGTGCAGGCCATGGGCGGCCTGATGAGCGTCACCGGCGAGCCCGGCGGACAGGGGACGAAGGCGGGGGTCGCGCTCGTCGACGTCATCACCGGACTGCACGCCGGACTCGGGGTGCTCGCCGCGCTGCGCCACCGCGAGCGCACCGGCGAGGGGCAGCACGTCGAGGTCTCGCTCCTCGGCTCGCTGCTCTCCGCCCTCACCAACCAGGCCGCCGCGCACCTCGGCGCCGGGGTCGTCCCACGCGCCATGGGCAACCGGCACCCGAGCATCACTCCGTACGAGGTCTTCGAGGCGCGGGACCGCCCGCTGGTCCTCGCGGTCGGCAACGACCGCCAGTTCCGGGCGCTGTGCGCGCGGATCGACCGGCCCGGGCTGGCCGAGGACCCGCGGTTCGCCACCAACACGGCCCGCGTCGCCCACCGCGAGGCGCTGACCGCGGAGCTCGCCGGCCCGCTCGCGGCCCGCACGGCCGACGCCTGGTTCGAGGAGCTGACCGCGGCCGGCGTGCCGTGCGGGCCCATCAACGACCTGGCGGGGGCCTTCGCGCTGGCCGACCGGCTCGGCCTCGGGGCCCGGCTCCCCGAGGAGGCCGCCGGCCCCGGCCAGGTCGCCCACCCGGTCCGCCTCGGCGCCACCCCGCCCTCGTACCGCTCCGCTCCCCCGCGGCTCGGCGAGCACACCGCCGAGGTGGTGGCCGGAATCCCGCCTGTGGACAACCCGGCGGCGGGCCGCTGA
- a CDS encoding GntR family transcriptional regulator, whose translation MSGAVERRRPRTAQQFVLEELRSAITSGELRPGAPIRQDALAARLEVSRVPLREALKTLEAEGLVVHHVHRGYFVAELSLADLEEVYRIRTLLETEAVVRAVALAPDGLTATLEDIQDEVERAARAGDVTAMAEANRRFHLTLVEASGMPRLIRMITTLWDATDAYRSLYYTDPDHRDQALHEHRAVLSALRAYDTDAAVRWLDDHRAHAVAALRAVLAPHED comes from the coding sequence ATGAGCGGCGCGGTGGAGAGGCGACGGCCCCGGACGGCCCAGCAGTTCGTCCTGGAGGAGCTGCGGAGTGCCATCACCAGTGGAGAGCTCCGCCCGGGCGCGCCCATCCGCCAGGACGCGCTCGCCGCCCGTCTCGAAGTCAGCCGGGTCCCGCTCCGGGAGGCGCTCAAGACCCTGGAGGCCGAGGGCCTGGTCGTCCACCACGTGCACCGCGGCTACTTCGTCGCCGAGCTCTCCCTGGCCGACCTGGAGGAGGTCTACCGGATCCGCACCCTCCTGGAGACCGAGGCGGTCGTCCGGGCCGTGGCGCTCGCACCGGACGGCCTCACCGCGACCCTGGAGGACATCCAGGACGAGGTCGAACGGGCCGCCCGGGCGGGCGACGTGACGGCCATGGCCGAGGCCAACCGGCGCTTCCACCTCACGCTCGTCGAGGCATCCGGCATGCCCCGCCTGATCCGGATGATCACCACGCTCTGGGACGCCACGGACGCCTACCGCTCCCTCTACTACACCGACCCGGACCATCGCGACCAGGCCCTCCACGAACACCGCGCCGTCCTCTCCGCCCTCCGCGCGTACGACACGGACGCCGCCGTCCGATGGCTCGACGACCACCGCGCCCACGCGGTGGCGGCCCTGCGCGCGGTGCTGGCGCCGCACGAGGACTGA
- a CDS encoding AraC family transcriptional regulator, with translation MEERWNGSVVLEAGRLRFRGRLGTTHAHAHAAVQLVIVRSGTVELADRYGGRLAVSAAVIPSRATHSLHAEDAQGTVVYYDSDSRSGRALRSRFPCAPGDRVTDWVSAAGAGWSPDAPAGGRTAAAPHPAVGRAVDRVRSRLHGPVSLEEVATALHLSPSRLGHLFAEELGLPFPAYVRWARIRRAIELVRAGATLTQAACGAGFCDSSHLTRVVHEMFGMAPSQLLRDVRWEPSPQRIRPSGPGRAGAP, from the coding sequence GTGGAGGAGCGCTGGAACGGCTCGGTCGTGCTGGAAGCCGGGCGGCTGCGGTTCCGGGGAAGGCTGGGGACGACACACGCCCACGCCCACGCGGCGGTGCAGCTGGTGATCGTACGGTCCGGCACCGTGGAACTGGCCGACCGCTACGGCGGGAGGCTCGCCGTCTCGGCGGCCGTCATCCCGTCCCGGGCCACACACTCCCTGCACGCCGAGGACGCCCAGGGGACGGTGGTCTACTACGACTCCGATTCGCGCTCGGGGCGGGCCCTGCGGTCACGCTTTCCCTGCGCGCCGGGCGATCGCGTCACGGACTGGGTGTCCGCCGCCGGGGCCGGGTGGTCGCCGGACGCGCCGGCCGGAGGGCGTACGGCCGCGGCTCCCCATCCGGCGGTCGGCCGCGCCGTCGACCGGGTCCGCTCCCGTCTCCACGGGCCGGTCTCCCTGGAGGAGGTGGCGACGGCGCTGCACCTCTCGCCCAGCCGGCTCGGGCACCTCTTCGCCGAGGAACTCGGGCTGCCCTTCCCGGCCTACGTGCGCTGGGCCCGGATCCGGCGGGCGATCGAGCTCGTGCGCGCGGGGGCGACGCTGACCCAGGCGGCGTGCGGTGCGGGCTTCTGCGACAGCTCGCACCTCACGCGGGTCGTCCACGAGATGTTCGGCATGGCTCCCTCGCAGCTCCTCCGTGACGTCCGGTGGGAGCCGAGTCCGCAGCGGATCCGTCCAAGCGGCCCGGGGCGCGCGGGCGCACCCTGA
- a CDS encoding sterol desaturase family protein, with protein MVGNLIRYGYVPFLLVGVNGAGIALVAAGASKVWLLALLGAAVAASFAAERLLPYAVEWNDPLADRRRDVVHAVVNEALILGSVAALPVLASVVTVVDVWPSSWPFALQVLSAVLVADAGITLVHFASHKVGLLWRFHAVHHSVKRFYGFNGLMKHPLHQSVELAAGVAPLLVAGMPVDVAAALSLAVAVQLLLQHSNADYRVGPLRYVLSLNEGHRFHHLKWAGVGDVNFGLFTLVWDRMLGTYCFDPGRRFSSADLGIAAKPGYPSGYLAQLSEPFRARGACASGTDDG; from the coding sequence ATGGTCGGCAACCTCATCCGCTATGGATACGTCCCCTTTCTGCTGGTCGGCGTGAACGGCGCGGGGATCGCGCTCGTGGCCGCCGGCGCGTCGAAGGTGTGGCTGCTCGCCCTGCTCGGCGCCGCCGTGGCGGCGTCGTTCGCGGCCGAGCGCCTCCTTCCCTATGCCGTGGAGTGGAACGACCCCCTGGCCGATCGCCGGAGGGACGTCGTCCACGCGGTCGTGAACGAGGCGCTGATCCTCGGGAGCGTCGCGGCCCTGCCGGTGCTCGCCTCCGTCGTGACGGTCGTGGACGTGTGGCCCTCCTCGTGGCCGTTCGCCCTGCAGGTGCTGTCGGCGGTGCTGGTGGCCGATGCCGGGATCACCCTGGTCCATTTCGCGAGCCACAAGGTGGGCCTGCTGTGGCGGTTCCACGCCGTGCACCACTCGGTGAAACGCTTCTACGGCTTCAACGGGCTGATGAAGCATCCGCTGCACCAGAGCGTGGAACTGGCCGCGGGTGTCGCTCCGCTGCTGGTCGCCGGCATGCCGGTGGACGTCGCGGCGGCCCTGTCCCTGGCGGTGGCCGTCCAGCTGCTCCTGCAGCACTCCAACGCCGACTACCGGGTCGGGCCCTTGCGGTACGTGCTGTCGCTCAACGAGGGTCACCGCTTCCACCACCTGAAGTGGGCCGGTGTCGGCGACGTCAACTTCGGTCTGTTCACGCTGGTGTGGGACCGGATGCTCGGCACGTACTGCTTCGACCCCGGCCGGCGCTTCTCCAGCGCGGATCTGGGCATCGCGGCCAAGCCCGGCTATCCGTCGGGCTATCTGGCCCAGTTGTCGGAACCGTTCCGCGCGCGGGGCGCGTGCGCCTCCGGAACCGACGACGGCTAG